In Scyliorhinus canicula chromosome 12, sScyCan1.1, whole genome shotgun sequence, the sequence TTTTTTTAGCcagggggtggtgatggtctggaatataTTGCctaggagggtggtagaggcgggttgcctcacatcctttaaaaagtacctggaagaATACTTGCCACATCGTAGCATTAAAGTCTATGGGCCACATGCTGGCAACTGGGATTAGTTAGGcaagtcaggtgtttttcatgcatcagtgcagactcaatgggctgaagggcctcttctgcactgcattattctgtgattctgaggatTGGCTGCCATTGCAGGCATGCCccgtccagggggtgattgatggaacACATGCCCCAAACGACACCAGCCATTCATCAACTGGAAGGGCTTCCACTACATGAATGTACAGTTGGCGTGTGCCCACCGGCTGCACATCGTGCATGTCTGCACCTTGTATCCAGACAGCGTGCATGGCGCATTTGTCCTGGCGCACTGGTCGATCCCGCCACCTTCGAGAtcctccctcaggtgaggggttggTCCTTGgatgacaggggttatctgctgcagtTGTAGCTAATGATGCCTGCCTGGAGGCCCCAGAACAACACGGAGAACCATtacaacgacgcccatacagcaaccaggatgTAATTGAGCGGTGCTATCGGAGTCCTGGAggtgcgattcaggtgcctgacTGCTCCAATGGAACCCATCAATACAGGCCTAGGAGGGCCTCcgacatcgtggtggcctgctgcatgctCAAATCATCGCAGAGCAGAGAGGGGCCAggtgatgccgtcgtaaaacgctccatcggttacgacagcatcaacacttcgccccaggatcggagaatcccgcccatgatctccaagtcgaagaatccagcccgtgatcttTACACCATTTGGGTCTTGGTTTGATGTTTCAGGTCCCTGAAAAGTTTCTGGTTGGGAGCTCACCACCGTCCTCCCTCCACCCCGCTTGGTGGGGCAGCAGATTATAATTAAGTGGCTTTTAAGAAAACAAATAGGAAGGGATGTGGGGTCTGCAGGACTTCCTGTTTTACTCATAAGGACGTAAATCATGTAAGCTGTATATGGTTGCTGGATATCAAAACAAGTGGGTCAGGTTGTGCGGCAGGAGGTTGGCCTATTAGTGAGATGAGGTGAGGGACTTGAGATAGGATGAACGGAAATGAAGTGAGATGAGGTGAGATGAGACATGGGGGGGGAGGTACGAGGGGGGGTGGGTTCGGGgctggttaagggggtttgtttttgcgacggtgggcttgttattttcttctttcttgtattgttgtttgttattatTCATTATTCtgttttggtggtgggggggagttcttttcttgtttcggtgtagaaccacaccatgtctactttaactgtggggagaacatttgttgttgaaaaacttgaataaaatttttttttttaaaatggggttagatggggttatgatggggtggggtggggttacaatGGAGTGATATGGGGTTacaatggggtggggtggggttacaatGGGGTGGGGTTACGATGAGAGTGGGATGGGGTTATGATGGGTTACAATGGAGTGTGATAGAGTTAGATGGGAGTGAGATGGGGTGAGTGGGGTTACAATGGAGTGAGATGGGGTTACAATGGAGTGAGATGGGGTTACAATGGAGTGAGATAGGGTTACAATGGAGTGAGATGGGGTTATAATGGAGTGAGATGGGGTTATAATGGAGTGAGATGGGGTTACAATGGAGTGAGATGGGGTTACAATGGAGTGAGATGGGGTTACAATGGAGTGAGATGGGGTTACAATGGAGTGAGATGGGGTTACAATGGAGTGAGATGGGGTTATAATGGAGTGAGATGGGGTTACAATGGAGTGAGATAGGGTTACaatggggttagatggggttataatgggggtggggtggggttacgatGGAGTGAGATGGGGTTACGATggggtaaggtggggttatgATGGGTTGAGATGGGGTTACAGTGGGTTGAGATGGAGTTTAGTGGGGCTATGATGGGTTGAGATGGGGTTACaatggggttagatggggttatgatgGGGTGAGATAGGGTAAAATGGAGTTATGATGAGGTTACGATGAGGCATGTCGGATGGGGAGGGATAGAAGAAGATTGGTGGCGGTGAGTGGGATGAGGTGATCAAACTGGAAATGTAAGAAATGACTATGGTTTACAGAAAGTTGCTGTGGCCAGACGGTCAAATGCTCAGTACAGATTTTGAAGAGCTCAGTGTTAATCCCCCGTGGACCAGTGAGTAATGGTAATGACAGGCAAGTTATTTTTGTGCTTATTATAAATTCTTAGAGGTTTTTATTTGTTTCTGTTCTTGTTTTGCAAACACTTTTGGTTCAGCCCAGCAACACAGAACCCTACAAGACAGAGGTAGGATGTTCAGCCCATTTAGACTGTGTCAGCCCTTACAGAAGCCACTTTAgagtaactcccccccccccccccccccccgcaccttctGTCCACTTTCAATTTTCCACTTCTTTAAGCAACTCTGAAATTTCTTCCTTTAGCTTGTTTGTGGCATTTGTGTGGGGTCCCATTGAATTAATGGACAGGCCATTTCAGTCCATCTGATCCATGCGTTTATGTTCCAAACCAACCTCCTCCCACCCTTCTTCATCTAACCCATTAATAAAACCTTCTATTCGTTCTCCCTCATATGTTTAGCTAGCCTACCCTTAAACACATTTGTGCCTTTCACCTCAATAATCCATTTGGGAGCGAGTTTCACATTCCCACCATTGAgtaaattccctattggattcatTAGTGACTTTCTTGTATTGTGGTCCCAATGACCCTCCCCCACCAGTGGAAGCATCTTCACCATATTTAACCTATCAAACCTCTTCATGGTTGACCACTTCAAGGTCCATGGGTAGGCAAGCCATCTGATACTTCCCCAGCCACACAGGAAATCACAGCTGAGGCAGGAGTGGGTGGGTATGTGCCATTAATGGCACCCATGTTGTTGTGCCCAATTTGACGCCACCTACCAAGCGGGGAGCATAATATTTTGTCCCACAGAGACCTTAGTCATGTGTACGACATGAAGAGGTATATGGATACACACAAAGCTGTGCTAAAGCACAGAGACATTAACATCAGTGACTGGGAGGAGCCGCTTGGCGTGGCTCCACCTGGTCCATCAAGGGGCAAGCCGCTTCAAAGCTCAGAGATCATCATAACATTCATGGCTATGggtaagtgctggcaaatgggattaggttggCAGGTCAGGGTCTTTCATGCgtgggtgcagacctgatgggtcaaatggcctcttctgcactgtattgtttTAAGTTAGAATAACTTTGAACTCTGAGTGAAAATCCCCACAAGTGGAGATGAGAGAGCAGATGAGTTGtccccagcatctcagccattcCTTATCCCTCCACcaattcaaaacagaaaatgctggaaaacctcaggtctgtggagagaggaacagaattaACGTTTGAGTCCATATGATTCTTCCACAGGGattgaccaagggattgattaacaaGGAGGAAAATAGAGTACGTGCGTAAGCTTGCAtcgaacataaaaactgactgtaaaagtttctataggtacgcaAAGAAaggttggtgaagacaaatgtaggttccttgcggtcagaaacaggggaatgtataataggggacaaagaaatggctgagtaacTGAATACATacttcctatccactctatccatgcccctcataatcttgtagacctcatcTTGTTGCCCTTACAATCTTAATAAACTCTTCCACAAAGTGGAACCTTACAGGAACAATAAGTATTCGTTACACTTTACAACTATTAAACTGAGCTGCAACATGCCTGCTGTTGCCACTAAGCCATCAATTTTTCAAACAACATCTCCATCCCCTTCATACTTTCCATCTTCTTGAAGTTTAGAATAGGGATTCCTCAATCTTTCATTCTATGAAGGGGCCCAAATGAAagcttcccccagttataatgaACAGCTAACACTGAACTCAAGGGCTGGGGTCTATCTTTACTCCTGATAAGAGAATGCGCTCCTTCATTCGGGCTAAGCGGGGACAGCTACATCTCTGCTTCCTGAGTAATCCTTTTGAGAATTGAACTTGGAAAGCCCCAGAGTCATAGATCTAGAATAGATGATGGTTCCTCTTTCCTAAATACAATATGACCAATAACAGGAAGTTCAGAAACAGctgagtgaaaacatttcaaCAGATTCAGCAGGGTCCAAAGAGTCTGGGAACTTTGCAGAGGGTGCTCAACGCAATACTTCTCTTTAAATCAGACTGCGTTTGTCCGTGTGGTTCATTGCTACATGGGGGAAGATTGACCAAGCAGGAAGTCTTATTTTCTGTCGCAGAGAAGACTCTGAAATATGGGCAGTGCTGTATTTTCAAGAAATGCTGCAGCCAGATCGCACACGTCAAGGTCACATTGTGGTCATGACCAGCCAATCTGTTTCAGTAATGTTGGTTGCAGGATACATAAACTATCCTTGTCATCCTTGATTAGAGCCAATGggccttttacatccacctgagagggcacacTGGGCCTTCATTTAATGTTTCAGCCAAAaaatggcacctctgacaattcaacattccctcagtactgcatcaaAGTGTCAGCCTAGGCTTGgcactcaaatctctggagtgggccATAAACCTCTGGTCTACTGACTCCAGGGTGAGAATATTGGCAACCGTGTCACATCTGACAGTGGAAGAAAAGCAATTGCCTGGAAATGGATAGCTAGTGGTCAAGGACTTTCTTTAGATTCCCTTATGACCTATTCGGGCCAATTCGTTCTTTCATCTTAAAAGAAATTAAGTAATAATAGAAGCACTGAAGTGTTAGGACAATGACCAGATGATTTTGACTATTTGAACTCTGGGTTATTACATCTCCTATGTCAAACATTGCCTACAATACCCCACACACTATGCTAAAATGTATTAAGGGCAAACAATGCGATATctgctctacattggggagaccaaaTGGAGAGTGGGTGACCATTTTGTGGAGCATCTCTGATCAGTCCGCATGACTCTGAGTTTCTTGTTGgctgccattttaattctctgCCCCACTCTCACCCTAACTTCCTTGTTGTCCTCCTacactgttccagtgaagcttaatccatttgcctggatgagtgcagctccaacaacagctaCTTACAGTATTGTGCCCCTCCCAAGATCCCAGCGATAATTCCCGCCCTACCGCCACGTGACCGCTTATGTAGCCACGTTGTCACGTTCTCACATGACCAGTCTACATCtacagggctgtttagcacagggctaaatcgctggctttgaaagccgaccaagcaggccagcagcacggttcgattcctgtaacagcctccccgaacaggcaccggaatgtagcgactaggggcttttcacagtaactgcatttgaagcctactcgtgacaattcaTCTTCCCCATTTAGTTGGGACACATGGTGGCATGAGATGTAACAGTGTGTGTGCCGTAGGAATACAGACCATTGTGTGACATGCAATAAAACAAACTGACGAGAGAGAGAGGCACTGATTAGGCTGTAGCAACTAGTGCATAGCCCATCACGTCTCCTTCTCCCCCGACCCTTTCCCCCACTTTTCTATTGGAAGGAAAGTCAGTTCTGGGCTAAGAAGTAATAAAATCCTGGAATCTTGTGTTTGGCCTGTTCAGGTGCCTTGAGCTTGTGATTACACTGTTTGGTGTAACCAGCGTTTTTATTGGTACCAACACGGGACTTTTCATCAGTGTGTTCATTTGGTGCAGGGTTCGCTGTGTTGACCGCTGTAGGAGTTGCAGGGGGCtggtgcagggggctggtgcaTGTCCGCtggtgcagggggctggtgcagggggctggtgcaTGTCCGCTGGTGCATGTCCGCTGTTGCAGGGGGCtggtgcagggggctggtgcagggggctggtgcagggggctggtgcaTGTCCGCtggtgcagggggctggtgcagggggctggtgcaTGTCCGCtggtgcagggggctggtgcagggggctggtgcaTGTCCGCtggtgcagggggctggtgcagggggctggtgcaTGTCCGCTGGTGCAGGGTTCACTGTGTTAACTGCTGTAGGAGTCTGCATGTCCGCTGGTGCAGGGTCCGCtggtgcagggggctggtgcaGGGGCCTGGTGCATGTCCGCtggtgcagggggctggtgcagggggctggtgcaTGTCCGCTGGTGCAGGGTTCGCtggtgcagggggctggtgcagggggctggtgcaTGTCCGCTGGTGCAGGGTTCACTGTGTTAACTGCTGTAGGAGTCTGCATGTCCGCtggtgcagggggctggtgcagggggctggtgcaTGTCCGCTGGTGCAGGGTCCGCtggtgcagggggctggtgcaGGGGCCTGGTGCATGTCCGCtggtgcagggggctggtgcagggggctggtgcaTGTCCGCTGGTGCATGTCCGCTGGTGCAGGGTTCACTGTGTTAACTGCTGTAGGAGTCTGCATGTCCGCTGGTGCAGGGTCCGCtggtgcagggggctggtgcaGGGGCCTGGTGCATGTCCGCTGGTGCATGTCCGCTGGTGCAGGGTTCGCTGTGTTGACCGCTGTAGGAGTCTGCATGTCCGCTGGTGCAGGGTTCGCTGTGTTGACCGCTGTAGGAGTCTGCATGTCCGCTGGTGCAGGGTTTGCTGTGTTGACTGCTGTAGGAGTCTGCATGTCCGCtggtgcagggggctggtgcaTGTCCGCTGGTGCAGGGTTTGCTGTGTTGACTGCTGTAGGAGTCTGCATGTCCGCTGGTGCAGGGTTTGCTGTGTTGACTGCTGTAGGAGTCTGCATGTCCGCTGGTGCATGTCCGCTGGTGCAGGGTTCGCTGTGTTGACCGCTGTAGGAGTTGCAGGGGGCTGGTGCATGTCCGCtggtgcagggggctggtgcaTGTCCGCTGGTGCAGGGTTCGCTGTGTTGACCGCTGTAGGAGTTGCAGGGGGCTGGTGCATGTCCGCtggtgcagggggctggtgcagggggctggtgcTATAGGTTGGATGACTGAAGGTGCTGGTTCTGATACTTGCAGAGGTGATGGCAATTGCGTGCATAGTGGGTATTGTCTGAGGCTACCGCGTAACTGCTCAGTTGTGGGCATTACCGTGGACTGGTTATGGCCACATGCAGTCTGAACTctgactgttttttaaaaaatattttagtaaggcatttgtatTAAAATTTTAGCAACAAAATAAGCAACCGCACATCCACCCACCAACAAGACCCAGCCAAAATGGCTGACATAAACAACTCCCCACTCCCAATTCCCCACCAACCTTCCCCCACCTTACCCAACTCCCCCTGCTTCCCCTTTCTTCCCctaaccctgcccccaccccgctGAAAACGTAATTTTTCCCATAGAAGTCGTTAAACAGCTGGCCCCTCTGGACAAACCCTAAcatcgatcccctcagggcgaacttgatcttctcaagctggagaatcccagccatgtcattgacccacaTTCCCGACTTCGGCGACTCCAAGTCTCCCCATGTCAATaacatctctgggctaccagggaggcaaaggccaagacatcggcctctctctccccctggactcccggaggCTTCTGACAcgccaaaaatcgccacctctggactcggagatACCCTTACCTTCagtacctctgacatgacgtcagcaaactcCTTCCAGAATCCCCAatgcttcggacatgcccaaagcatatgaacatgattcgcaggcccttccgcacactgcccacaccgttcctccaccccttcaaagaacgtgctcatccaggccacagtcacgtatgccctgtggaccaccttaaattttATCAGGCACACAacaaggatgcattgactctcctcagggtgccctcccataacccagcctccagcaccccacccagctcttcctcccacttccgcgtCACCTCCCTTATCGGGGCTCACTCCCCTTCCATCAGCTCCTTAGAAATTTCCGATAccttctcctcccccattcccatttGTGATGCTACCTTATCCTGTACCCCCTGGGCGGTAGGTGTGGGAAAGTCAATACCTGCTTCCGTACAAAATTCCTCACCTGCACCATCGCGCagctcaaattcctcctccaaccCTTCCAAACACGGAAAGTCGCCGTCGATAAACAAATCCCAAACAGTTGATCCCCACCCGCTTCCACCCCCGAAATCCCCAATGCAACCcacctggaacaaaccggtgattgccacatatcggtgcccacacctacaccccctccagcccgatgtgctgctgccactgtacccacaccctcagggctgccacctacgggcttgtagagtacctggctggcgaaaatggcagaggcgccgttaacagtgcccccaaacatccattccaacactgacccctcccccactacccacttcctcaccatcgctaaattcgctg encodes:
- the LOC119974312 gene encoding pollen-specific leucine-rich repeat extensin-like protein 1: MHQPPAPAPCTSGHAPGPCTSPLHQRTLHQRTCTSPLHQPPAPADMQTPTAVNTVNPAPADMHQPPAPAPCTSEPCTSGHAPAPCTSPLHQRTCTRPLHQPPAPADPAPADMQTPTAVNTVNPAPADMHQPPAPAPCTSGHAPAPCTSPLHQRTCTSPLHQPPAPADMHQPPAPAPCTSPLHQPPATADMHQRTCTSPLHQPPAPADMHQPPAPAPCNSYSGQHSEPCTK